In Poecilia reticulata strain Guanapo linkage group LG1, Guppy_female_1.0+MT, whole genome shotgun sequence, one genomic interval encodes:
- the cdc6 gene encoding cell division control protein 6 homolog: protein MPRTRSQGQVQPPLPFPRRKSSRAPQQPKAAQPSKVTLPSPNKPELRLPSPSQIGPISPRRLSDRPTLLSPRRSATQSPLTSPKQKMDQLCRSAAQAPPPTPPSSPILQNRLPLSPRKRTGDDNGCNVQCSPLKQNRPSPATPRKLGFDENLQTSEVQTPKQRRSPTSKLSPNRQETPPGSPVLHSQEKKLPVAHLFTDKSRFQSVKQALHTAIPECLLSRDAERASIRSFLEDKVLQRVPSSLYISGAPGTGKTACLNCILQEMKSELASVKTVVVNCMSLRSSHGIFPLLAHKLKAAGGQSGLQRFLTAPGPTVLLVLDEMDQLDSKAQDVLYTIFEWPYLPRSRLCLIGIANALDLTDRILPRLQAQTHCRPLLLHFAPYSRQELSAIIQDRLSKVSAEGLLDASAVQFCARKVSAVSGDARKALDICRRAVEIAEADERQKASTKASLVGLPQVAKVLSEVYGDRMASQSGGSDGESFPLQQKLLVCCLLLLIRKGKSKETNLGKLHEVYSRLCAQRQVSAVGQGECLALCSLLESRGIFALKKAKEARLTKVFLKIDEKDIENALKDRTLLGSILAAGLPS, encoded by the exons ATGCCCAGGACTCGCTCTCAGGGGCAAGTTCAGCCCCCACTGCCGTTCCCACGTCGCAAATCCTCCCGAGCCCCCCAGCAGCCAAAGGCTGCTCAGCCCTCAAAGGTCACATTGCCGTCTCCAAACAAGCCAGAGCTCCGGCTTCCTTCCCCAAGTCAGATTGGTCCGATTTCTCCGAGGCGGTTGTCAGACAGACCGACGCTTCTGTCACCCAGACGTTCTGCTACCCAGAGCCCTTTAACTTCTCCAAAGCAGAAAATGGATCAACTCTGCAGATCTGCAGCACAGGCGCCTCCACCAACACCGCCTTCCTCCCCCATCCTGCAGAACCGACTCCCTCTCAGTCCTCGGAAACGCACAG gTGATGACAACGGCTGCAACGTTCAGTGTTCCCCTCTGAAGCAGAACAGACCCAGTCCGGCAACGCCACGTAAACTCGGCTTTGACGAAAACTTGCAAACATCTGAAGTTCAGACGCCCAAGCAGCGGCGCTCTCCAACCAGCAAGTTGTCTCCGAACAGACAGGAAACACCTCCTGGGTCTCCTGTCCTGCACAGTCAAGAGAAGAAGCTGCCTGTTGCCCACCTGTTTACTGACA AGTCGAGGTTTCAAAGCGTGAAGCAGGCGCTGCACACCGCCATCCCCGAGTGTCTCCTGTCCAGAGACGCTGAGCGGGCGTCCATCCGCTCCTTCCTGGAGGACAAGGTGCTGCAGCGCGTCCCCAGCAGCCTCTACATCTCAGGGGCCCCGGGGACCGGAAAGACCGCCTGCCTGAACTGCATCCTCCAGGAGATGAAG TCTGAGCTCGCATCGGTAAAGACGGTGGTGGTGAACTGCATGAGTCTGCGGAGTTCCCACGGCATTTTCCCACTGCTGGCCCACAAGCTGAAAGCAGCCGGTGGACAGAGCGGCCTCCAGAGGTTCCTGACGGCCCCGGGGCCCACAGT GCTCCTGGTTCTGGATGAGATGGACCAGCTGGACAGCAAAGCTCAGGACGTCCTCTACACCATCTTTGAATGGCCGTATTTGCCGCGGTCCCGTCTCTGTCTCATCG GCATTGCCAACGCTTTGGACTTGACTGATCGCATTCTGCCCAGACTGCAGGCTCAGACTcactgtcgccccctgctgctgCACTTCGCTCCCTACAGCCGACAGGAGCTGAGCGCCATCATACAGGACAGACTGTCGAAG GTTTCGGCTGAGGGTCTGCTGGACGCCTCGGCTGTTCAGTTCTGTGCCAGGAAGGTATCGGCTGTGTCCGGAGACGCCAGAAAGGCTCTAGACATCTGCAG GAGAGCGGTCGAGATCGCAGAAGCTGATGAAAGACAGAAGGCCTCCACTAAAG CGTCTTTGGTCGGCCTCCCTCAGGTGGCGAAGGTTTTGTCGGAGGTTTATGGCGACCGCATGGCGTCGCAGAGCGGCGGTTCGGACGGAGAGAGTTTCCCTCTGCAGCAGAAGCTGTTGGTTTGctgcctgctgctgctcatccGCAAAGGGAAGAGCAAAGAGACAAACCTGGGGAAG CTCCATGAGGTTTACAGCCGCCTGTGCGCCCAGAGGCAGGTGTCTGCAGTCGGGCAGGGCGAGTGTTTGGCGCTGTGCAGCCTGCTGGAGAGTCGGGGAATCTTCGCTCTGAAGAAGGCCAAAGAGGCTCGTCTCACTAAG gtgttcctgaaaattgatgaaaaagacATAGAAAACGCTCTGAAGGACCGAACGCTTCTGGGCAGTATCCTGGCTGCAGGGCTTCCCTCGTGA
- the ccsapa gene encoding centriole, cilia and spindle-associated protein, with the protein MVTKKVRTEYMKKFRDPKWETFSKCYEDSLKYRLTRRVMEHSHKPWTWESWETASNSSGWSTPRLTRNKVAPLSLPPPPACSEVKQKLMEVKTSLDLKPEVKQTEEETGETPVVDVAPTADVLENGLIGPGTVSASIPPDTSGPSDDTATDNRPDSSDSSDEKPVNPAPRRRHRCRTPRSVPAQRDSSLEDKPAAVQKPPRAKSQPAISSKVNRRPSSRMDWTERQPESNMSAAGVQTQPDRRSSNLDRRRARSADLEKTRRSQLTMAAADDRWMTEYMRCFSARLR; encoded by the exons ATGGTGACCAAGAAGGTCAGGACAGAATATATGAAGAAGTTCAGGGATCCCAAATGGGAGACGTTCTCTAAATGCTACGAGGATTCTCTGAAATACCGCCTGACCAGGCGAGTGATGGAGCATTCCCACAAGCCGTGGACCTGGGAGAGCTGGGAGACCGCTTCCAACTCCAGCGGCTGGTCCACTCCGAGACTGACCAGAAACAAGGTCGCTCCACTGTCACTGCCACCGCCGCCTGCGTGCTCAGAGGTCAAACAGAAGCTGATGGAGGTGAAGACCAGTCTTGATTTGAAGCCAGAGGTCAAACAGACTGaagaggaaactggagaaactcCTGTTGTAGACGTTGCACCAACAGCAG atgttttagaaaatggcCTAATTGGGCCTGGGACAGTTTCAGCGTCCATACCTCCAGACACCAGCGGCCCTTCAGACGACACGGCGACAGACAACAGGCCTGACAGTTCGGATTCGTCTGATGAGAAGCCAGTGAACCCAGCGCCAAGACGACGCCACCGCTGCCGCACCCCTCGCTCTGTGCCGGCACAGCGTGACAGTTCCCTCGAAGATAAACCAGCTGCGGTCCAAAAGCCTCCGAGAGCCAAGAGCCAACCGGCAATAAGCAGCAAGGTGAACCGCAGACCGTCCAGCAGGATGGACTGGACCGAGAGACAACCAGAG AGCAACATGTCCGCCGCCGGCGTCCAGACGCAGCCCGACAGGCGCAGCTCCAATCTGGACCGTCGACGGGCCCGGTCGGCCGACCTGGAGAAGACGCGGCGGTCCCAGCTAACGATGGCCGCTGCTGACGACCGCTGGATGACAGAATACATGCGGTGCTTTTCTGCCCGGCTCAGGTAG